In one Solanum lycopersicum chromosome 11, SLM_r2.1 genomic region, the following are encoded:
- the LOC101055609 gene encoding sulfite reductase [ferrodoxin], chloroplastic — protein sequence MTTSFGAAINIAAVDDPNPKLQIQRFNGLKSTSNSILLSRRIHRSFSHSNSTSIVRAVSTPAKPAAVEPKRSKVEIFKEQSNFIRYPLNEEILNDAPNINEAATQLIKFHGSYMQYNRDERGSRSYSFMLRTKNPGGEVPNKLYLVMDDLADQFGIGTLRLTTRQTFQLHGVLKKDLKTVMSTIIHNMGSTLGACGDLNRNVLAPAAPFAKKDYVFAKQTADNIAALLTPQSGFYYDVWVDGEKFMSVEPPEVVKARNDNSHGTNFPDSPEPIYGTQFLPRKFKIAVTVPSDNSVDIFTNDIGVVVVSDEDGEPQGFNIYVGGGMGRTHRMETTFPRLAEPLGYVPKADILYAVKAIVVTQRENGRRDDRRYSRLKYLLSSWGIEKFRSVTEQYYGKKFEPCRELPQWEFKSYLGWHEQGDGSLFCGLHVDNGRVKGEMKKALREVIEKYNLNVRLTPNQNIILSNIRQSWKRSITTVLAQGGLLQPRFVDPLNLTAMACPAFPLCPLAITEAERGIPDILKRVRAMFDKVGLRFYESVVIRVTGCPNGCARPYMAELGLVGDGPNSYQIWLGGTPNQTVLARTFKDKVKVQDLEKVLEPLFFHWKRKRQSKESFGEFSNRLGFEKLGDLVEKWDGIPESSSRYNLKLFADKETYQAMDALARIQNKNAHQLAIDVIRNYVASQQNGKSMD from the exons ATGACGACGTCGTTTGGAGCAGCGATCAATATCGCCGCCGTCGATGACCCCAACCCGAAGCTACAAATTCAGAGGTTCAATGGATTGAAAAGCACCTCTAATTCGATTTTGCTTAGCAGACGTATCCATCGCTCATTTTCTCATTCCAATTCTACTTCTATTGTCCGTGCTGTATCTACg CCAGCGAAGCCAGCTGCGGTGGAGCCCAAGCGTAGTAAGGTTGAAATCTTCAAAGAACAGAGTAACTTCATAAGATATCCTCTAAATGAGGAGATTCTTAATGATGCCCCAAACATCAATGAGGCTGCAACACAATTGATTAAGTTTCATGGAAGCTATATGCAATACAACAGAGACGAGCGTGGATCAAGATCATACTCATTTATGCTTCGGACAAAGAACCCTGGTGGTGAAGTACCGAACAAACTCTACTTAGTCATGGATGATCTTGCTGACCAATTTGGGATTGGGACACTCCGTTTGACAACAAGACAGACCTTTCAGCTGCATGGGGTCTTGAAGAAAGACCTAAAGACAGTAATGAGTACAATCATCCACAACATGGGTTCAACTCTTGGTGCATGTGGTGACCTCAACAGGAACGTTCTGGCTCCAGCTGCCCCATTTGCAAAAAAAGATTATGTTTTTGCTAAACAAACAGCTGACAACATTGCAGCACTTTTAACTCCCCAGTCTGGATTTTACTATGACGTTTGGGTGGATGGGGAGAAATTTATGTCAGTAGAACCTCCTGAAGTTGTGAAAGCTCGGAATGATAACTCCCATGGAACGAACTTTCCTGACTCACCTGAACCCATTTATGGAACTCAGTTCTTGCCAAGAAAGTTCAAAATCGCAGTTACTGTGCCAAGTGATAACTCGGTGGACATTTTCACGAATGACATAGGTGTTGTTGTTGTATCTGATGAGGATGGAGAACCTCAGGGATTCAATATATAT gtaggtggtggtatgggacgaaCTCATAGGATGGAAACTACTTTTCCTCGTCTGGCTGAGCCATTAGGTTATGTTCCTAAAGCGGATATACTTTATGCAGTTAAAGCTATTGTTGTTACTCAGAGAGAGAATGGGAGAAGAGATGATCGCAGATATAGCAGATTGAAATATTTACTCAGTTCATGGGGGATTGAGAAGTTCCGATCTGTCACTGAACAATATTACGGAAAGAAGTTTGAACCCTGCCGTGAATTGCCTCAATGGGAATTTAAAAGTTACTTGGGATGGCATGAACAG GGAGACGGTAGTTTGTTTTGTGGTCTACATGTTGACAATGGTCGTGTAAAAGGAGAGATGAAGAAGGCACTCAGGGAAGTTATTGAGAAGTATAATCTGAATGTGCGTCTCACACCCAACCAAAATATTATCTTGAGCAATATTCGGCAATCTTGGAAGCGCTCCATCACCACAGTCCTTGCACAGGGTGGTTTGCTG CAACCTAGGTTTGTCGATCCTCTCAATCTAACAGCAATGGCGTGCCCAGCTTTTCCACTTTGTCCTCTAGCAATCACTGAAGCTGAGCGTGGAATACCTGACATCCTCAAGCGTGTTAGAGCTATGTTTGACAAG GTTGGTCTGAGGTTCTATGAATCCGTTGTTATAAGGGTAACAGGTTGTCCCAATGGATGTGCTCGACCATACATGGCTGAACTTGGATTGGTTGGAGATGGTCCAAACAGCTATCAG ATCTGGCTCGGTGGAACTCCCAATCAAACTGTATTGGCAAGAACTTTCAAGGATAAGGTTAAGGTTCAGGATCTTGAAAAAGTTCTGGAGCCTTTATTTTTCCATTGGAAAAGAAAGCGACAATCTAAAGAATCGTTTGGGGAGTTCTCAAACCGCTTG GGATTTGAGAAACTAGGGGACTTGGTTGAGAAATGGGATGGCATCCCTGAGTCA